From the Juglans microcarpa x Juglans regia isolate MS1-56 chromosome 7D, Jm3101_v1.0, whole genome shotgun sequence genome, the window CAAGAATACTCATAAGCATACGCACATAATTATATGTTCTTTATTGTGGTGATCTTCTAAACTTTAAGAATAATACTACAAAATTTAGTTTCGAAATTCTGTTCGTTTCACTTTTGGATATTACGTACGTAGTTGCAACAGAATAATTAATCATGAATGACGTATTTTTCAGAGAAAGGTATCTCATAATTAAGGCTATATTCTATCCCAATTACGTACCAATTCCTCTTTCATGTACTGCAAACCGAGTGCATGACGCCTGCATGGGGATTATACATAATTAAGCAAGGTTTTCAAATCACATAGCCTAGGCGATcgagataatatatatatgcttatcaATTAGGTTCATTTTGCTTGTCACTTGAGCCCCCGGCCCCCTGCTAGCTTGtggtttgatcataaattatatatgaagtAACTAGACCGGTTATAAGAATAAGGATTAGGTTTTTGACACACGAATGGAGAGGTTTAACATTATTTGGGATAGATGATCAACACGCATTCAAATATGACTTTAATCAGTGACCATGCTTAGACCGGTTATAAGAACATTATGTATGATCGTCAGGTTGATCACCAACATTTAGTAGAGTTCAAAATGCTCTCCCCGGCCCACATgtacaacaaaaaataagctGCAACCCAAACTTAGAGATAAATAGTCTGATATTAGAATTAAGAAACTGAAAACAAGACTCCTAACTTCTACAACATAGTGAAAGAAGAGAGAACGCAAAGCAGAACTGACATGCACTTCCTAGCTAGTAGGGGGAGACACCCACATTGGCAGGAGCAAAAAACCCATCTTTCACGACCACGTCCTGATCTCCTTCCTACACAAATTAACCCAAACACGCGGTATCAAATTATTAAGACAAAAAGCATTAAGAATTTATATAAAGTCACTTAGTTTTATGAGTTCTTTTAgcagccatgcatgcatatatatgacaGAAGAGAGGATGGATTAGGGTTTAGTGTATCTGTTGATCATGCACGTACGTTAACTCTCTTCACGGGTTGATCATCTGGCATAAGTCCGAAGTGGATGTGTGGGAAGTGGGCCcactgaaaagaaaagaagaaaggtacGTACAaagaaataagttaaaaaaaaaaaaaaaaacaactcgaaaatatataattgtaaaatactGGTAATTTATATCATAATTAAATGAAGTGTATATATGGCCTAGTTAAATTAATTTggcaagaaaaatgaaaccctAGTTAAAAGAGAAGAAGCCCCGGGAAAGAAAGAGTTGGGATTTTCTTGGATCTCACGTTCTTTGCAGCAGCACTAAAGGCCTCTCTGTGGCTTATATCAGGATTCCCAGCTTTAATTCGTTGGATCTCGTCCCTGCagattgaataattaatgtCAAATTAGTCACTTCATAGATACAAGCAGGAAAATGTcatgatataaattaaaaaaaaaaaaaagggagcggGAGCTACCAGCGGTAGCCCCAGCAGGACAAATTTCATTTCCCATATATATTGGGTGATGTTACTGGACTGCTGTCCTACCGATAATCCAATCgaaagtttaatattttttttttggtttttttatctattttttaatatttttttatacaaaaaatacataaactcaataatatttacttacttaatcattaaaaaaattaaaaacaaaaaagaaaagaatctaTCAAAACATCGGTATATATCATATCTGTTCAAGCAGCATTAATCATATATGACTAGCTATTATGTGATACATATGATCAGTATCGAGTTGAATATTTCTTACTTGATGAAGCGGTTGTAGGCAGATGGGACTCTCTGTCTCTTCTCCGGAGCTGGACATGACGGAGTGCACGAACATTACGCAGACAAAGAGACAGAGACATTAAAATCATTTTGCTGACAATTTCTGTAACTTTTGTGCTTAATTTCATTCTCTCTCCCTATATCATTACTTCACCATCGTCGCTAACGATCCATTTTCTCCTAGATTCTACACTATATTTCCGGGAGAaactctgtctctctgtctctctctctctctctctctctctctctcctctctctctctctctctatatcaTTACTTCATCATCGTCGCTAACAATCCATTTTCTCCTAGATTCTACACTACATTTCCTAggggatctctctctctctctcacacatcAACATCCCTTACAATTCGTTTTCTTCTCCCAGATTCTGCACTATATTTCGGGGGAAAttttcctctctccctcacccCCTCCCACAgtgcaaacaataaataaagacGAGTAGGTATTTTGAACATCAGTGTGATATAAGACCAAGTTAAAAGAAAGACAAGACACACTCGAGGACCCATTTCagaacaaataaaacatttttttgtttgtcGATTGCTTCTATAAAACTTAAGGGGAATTGTGGAGGATTATAGGTATTGGAGTCCATGGGGTAGGGTTTAAAGTTCAGTTTCAAAACTGTTAAAGAATAATACTGCTAGACGTGATGCGCGCAGATCTGAAGTGGGCTTTCTTCTACTACTACAAAAATTAGCTGGAAAAGCTTGAAGAAGGACGGCTAATCCCTTGATAACCGAAAGAAAAATTCCTCTTCTGCTTGCACGAGAGCAAGAAATCATTGGATTCTGTTGTGAAGTAAGATTTAAAAGCTTGCagtcttaattttttcaaacttctttcTGGACTTGATACAGACACCACTGTAAAGGTAAAGGAAATTTTCAACTCGATCCCTTAAAAGATAATAACTATGAAGTCATGGACTCAAAAGCATTTGGAGTGGCTGCTCATAGATATGCTAGGATAAGGTCATGTGTGGGAcatcaaagaaattaaaaaaataataataatgaatatatCACTTCTAACAACTAGGGATGCCCTGGAATGGCTAAATCATATGAAAGACATCAAATAAACAACTTAAGTGCAGGAAATCTCACGTCTGGAAACAACTGGAGGTTTAGGGATCTCCTCAGCTCCTCGAATAGGTGGAACCGATTCGTTTGGGTTGGGTTGATTGATCATAATGTTTGACGGAGCGCTTCTGATACCCTCCTGATATATTCCACCCGCCCAAAAAAAGAGTAACAACAACGTGATACATGTAGGAATCTTAGTTCGGAAAATGGATTAAGAAACAGCCCAAACAAAATGCGCAACAAAAACAGTGCGCTTTTATACTTGAAACCCTAGAGAATTTTATGTACCAGGAGATTTTGAGGAGTGAAGAAAGCATGTCCAAGATGAAGCTGGTTAGCTGTAGGAAGAAGCAGGCCGCGCATGTTCACAGACAGGAGGTTGTTGCAGTGACCACATCGAACCGTGACAGTCTTGAACAGACTGCTGCAGGGAACACTCACCTAACAAAACACACATATGTGTAAATAAACATGTACATATTcattaaagaagaaaaggatgacgaggaagaagaagaagaagaagaagaggaaggggCAAAGGATAAGATAGATCGTGAAGacagagagatcagagagagagagagagatagaggatACCGCGAGGACAGTGTCACAGAAGTTGCAATGGACATAACAGAGCTGGTCGGAGGGGGAGAGGTGGTCCGGAGAAAAGGCAGCGGATGAGGCAGACATTTTTCTTGATTCTCTTTCTGCCTTTTGTGTTTGATTTGATTGATGTTTGTGACTGATCAGAGTGATTTTGAGGATAGACAGATGACCTCCTTTGGATCTGATCTTGTTGAGTTACTATTAAGGGGAAGAAGgagaaagggaagagagagatgcCACTAATATATTGGGCTATGGAAGAGACTTGGAAGGTGTTTTCCTAAGTATTTTATTGCTGATGTACTTAGGCAGTACAAGTTGTTGATGTATAATAAACAAGCCACggttgagggagagagagtacTGCCTGTAATAAACGGCTGAGGTTAATGAGGGAGGAAATGTATGGTTGGCATTCCCAATGGATGATTATCATGTGTGTatgctagagagagagagagtgagaaagagaCGCAGAGGCGGCAGAGGCGGCAGAGGtggggggagagggagagagaaagggacGTTTGCATGGATGGGAGTAATTAGCTTTGGCTCATTCACCTGTTGTTTTCATAGTTAAGAGGTTGTGAAGGCTTTTCTTGGTTTCCTACAATTCCATTTCATGATTACCCCCACACTATAAAACTAATTCATGTTTGTTCTCAAGCCTCCGGTTAAGTTCCTTTTCTTCTTACACTGGTTACATGCATAAAGCCTTGAGTAACGGGCATCTGCCCTATGCAAGCTGCGCTCGTCCGTCTAGAAAAATACTCCAACACACGTAAATCATATGCTAGCTCAGCTCAAACATGTTTATAATCTGCTAGCTGTGCTTGATGTAgcctttttgttttgaaattgtttCCAATGCATAGGTAATTAGGTTTTCTAGGCCTGTATACAGTTGGGCCGAAATTAACCTGGCCGATCTAAATCGATCGAGCTCGATGATCAAATGATATTTCAAACTGATCAATTATTGCAACCTGATTAATTAGGTAGTACTACTGATCATCAACCGGCCATATCTCAAAACATTGAATGAATTGGCCAGTCCAACCGAAATCGAACCGATCCATATAATTATGATTCTGTGAACTATATAGAAAAgattaaacaaatattttataattttaaaaagagttaaaaaCATAAACGTACATTTTCTAAGTACAGTAGTACTCTCCATACCTTCCTCTTAATTCCTTTACCCAAGAAtggtttttttccctctctgt encodes:
- the LOC121238584 gene encoding axial regulator YABBY 1 — translated: MSASSAAFSPDHLSPSDQLCYVHCNFCDTVLAVSVPCSSLFKTVTVRCGHCNNLLSVNMRGLLLPTANQLHLGHAFFTPQNLLEGIRSAPSNIMINQPNPNESVPPIRGAEEIPKPPVVSRPPEKRQRVPSAYNRFIKDEIQRIKAGNPDISHREAFSAAAKNWAHFPHIHFGLMPDDQPVKRVNEGDQDVVVKDGFFAPANVGVSPY